One genomic window of Polynucleobacter sp. HIN11 includes the following:
- the pepN gene encoding aminopeptidase N, protein MRTDSAKRFLRSQYKAPDYQFGQVELDFELMPQRTLVHSRIEVIPSEITQTSKDELPLILDGEELEFISLRINGETHRHLELTPGRLVIHGLPQGGKQRFVIEIKTACIPEKNTSLMGLYVSRGNFFTQCEAEGFRKITYFQDRPDVMARYRVTMRALKADYPVLLSNGNLIAKEDLADGWHSAIWEDPFPKPSYLFALVAGKLVCSEDVITSHSGDKKLLQIWVEPRDLHKTHHAMDSLKRSIVWDEKRFGLELDLERFMIVAVSDFNMGAMENKGLNIFNTKFVLADAQTATDTDFANVESVVAHEYFHNWTGNRVTCRDWFQLSLKEGLTVFRDQEFSADQIGTESGRAVKRIDDVRLLRQLQFPEDAGPMAHPIRPDEYQEINNFYTVTVYEKGAEVVRMYQTLLGVDGFRRGMDLYFKRHDGTAVTCDEFIAAMADANERDLSQFKNWYSQSGTPRVQVNEQFDARKKEYRLTLKQHCPPTPGQKTKKPFHIPLKASLLFEKGASITAKEAKHFGQEVLLELTQSEQTWVVKQIPAKPVLSINRDFSAPILIEHEQSEAELLALMAYETDSFNRWEAVQKLAQQLILVGREPDRRLLEAYRELLVDPQLDPAFKQLLFSLPAETYLYEQVQLVDPQQLHWARRGFKSALAQALKSDWEKTYRLLQTSASYSPDAMSMGRRALKNDALMMLLETKDTHWYEVAEEQYELANNMTDRFAALQALVFAHAPQAENALADFYQRFAEDPLVVDKWFALQAMRPPQTKGQSVLSHVQELMRHPAFQMNNPNRVRSLIHAFCLSNPGGFHGVDGVTYAFWAEQVIALDEINPQVAARLARGLDRWRQFASRYQKPMKAALKTLATVSRLSPDVREVVSKALGDAHPSASQRH, encoded by the coding sequence ATGCGAACCGATTCTGCCAAGCGCTTTTTGCGCTCTCAATACAAAGCTCCCGATTATCAATTTGGCCAAGTAGAGCTTGATTTTGAATTAATGCCGCAACGCACCCTTGTGCACAGTCGCATTGAGGTGATCCCTAGTGAGATCACGCAAACCTCGAAAGACGAGCTCCCCCTTATTTTGGATGGTGAAGAGCTCGAGTTCATTAGCCTGCGTATCAATGGCGAGACGCATCGCCATTTGGAGCTAACGCCGGGGAGACTGGTGATTCATGGTTTACCTCAAGGAGGCAAGCAGCGTTTTGTGATTGAAATCAAAACCGCATGCATTCCTGAGAAAAACACCTCATTGATGGGCTTGTATGTCTCACGTGGTAATTTCTTCACGCAGTGCGAAGCAGAGGGTTTTCGGAAAATCACGTATTTCCAGGATCGTCCCGATGTGATGGCGCGCTACCGCGTGACCATGCGAGCACTCAAAGCCGATTACCCAGTCTTGCTCTCGAATGGCAATTTGATTGCCAAAGAGGATTTGGCCGATGGTTGGCACAGCGCCATTTGGGAAGACCCGTTTCCAAAGCCTTCTTATCTGTTTGCCTTGGTGGCTGGAAAATTAGTTTGCTCAGAGGATGTGATTACTTCTCATAGTGGTGATAAAAAACTATTGCAAATTTGGGTTGAGCCGCGGGATCTGCATAAAACCCACCACGCGATGGACTCGCTAAAGCGATCGATTGTTTGGGATGAGAAGCGCTTTGGTTTAGAGCTTGATTTAGAGCGCTTCATGATTGTGGCGGTGAGTGATTTCAATATGGGGGCGATGGAGAACAAGGGCCTCAATATCTTCAATACCAAGTTTGTGCTGGCGGATGCGCAAACGGCAACGGATACGGATTTTGCCAATGTTGAGAGCGTAGTAGCCCACGAGTATTTTCATAATTGGACAGGCAACCGCGTGACCTGTCGGGATTGGTTTCAACTATCACTGAAAGAAGGTTTAACCGTCTTTCGGGATCAAGAGTTTTCAGCCGATCAAATAGGTACAGAGTCTGGTCGGGCGGTTAAGCGCATCGATGATGTGCGTTTACTTCGCCAGCTACAGTTCCCCGAGGATGCGGGGCCCATGGCTCATCCGATACGGCCCGATGAGTATCAAGAAATCAATAATTTTTATACGGTAACGGTCTATGAGAAGGGTGCGGAGGTGGTACGGATGTATCAAACCTTACTTGGGGTTGATGGCTTTCGTCGCGGCATGGATTTGTATTTCAAGCGTCACGATGGGACGGCGGTGACCTGTGATGAGTTCATCGCCGCGATGGCTGATGCGAATGAGCGCGATCTCAGCCAGTTTAAAAACTGGTACAGCCAATCGGGTACTCCGCGAGTTCAAGTCAATGAACAGTTTGATGCTCGGAAGAAAGAATATCGCTTGACCCTCAAACAACATTGCCCCCCAACACCTGGGCAGAAGACCAAAAAACCATTTCATATTCCCTTGAAGGCGAGTTTGTTATTTGAAAAGGGCGCATCCATTACTGCAAAAGAAGCAAAGCATTTTGGTCAAGAAGTATTGCTAGAGCTAACCCAGTCAGAGCAAACGTGGGTAGTCAAGCAAATCCCGGCAAAACCAGTGCTTTCGATCAATCGGGATTTCTCGGCACCCATTTTGATTGAGCACGAGCAAAGCGAAGCAGAGTTGCTCGCTCTCATGGCCTATGAGACGGATTCATTTAATCGGTGGGAGGCTGTGCAAAAACTAGCTCAGCAATTGATTTTGGTAGGTCGAGAGCCCGATCGGCGATTGCTAGAGGCCTACCGTGAATTGTTGGTCGATCCGCAATTGGATCCGGCGTTCAAACAACTCCTCTTTTCACTGCCAGCCGAAACCTATTTGTATGAGCAGGTTCAGTTGGTTGACCCTCAGCAATTGCATTGGGCGCGTAGAGGTTTTAAGTCTGCTCTAGCGCAAGCGCTTAAATCCGACTGGGAAAAGACCTACCGCTTGCTCCAAACCTCAGCGAGCTATAGTCCGGACGCAATGAGTATGGGTCGGCGCGCTCTCAAAAATGATGCGCTGATGATGCTCTTAGAAACCAAGGACACTCACTGGTATGAGGTGGCCGAAGAGCAATACGAGTTAGCGAACAACATGACCGATCGTTTTGCGGCATTACAGGCCCTTGTATTCGCTCACGCACCCCAGGCTGAGAATGCCTTAGCTGATTTTTATCAGCGCTTTGCGGAAGACCCGCTCGTGGTTGATAAGTGGTTTGCCTTACAAGCAATGCGACCCCCGCAAACCAAGGGTCAGTCTGTGCTTAGTCATGTGCAAGAGCTGATGCGACACCCCGCATTTCAGATGAATAATCCTAATCGGGTGCGCAGCCTCATTCATGCATTTTGTTTGAGTAACCCAGGTGGATTTCATGGGGTCGATGGTGTGACCTATGCCTTTTGGGCCGAGCAAGTGATTGCATTAGATGAGATTAATCCTCAAGTAGCGGCGCGACTGGCCCGTGGCTTAGACCGTTGGCGTCAGTTTGCATCACGCTACCAGAAGCCGATGAAAGCGGCGCTAAAGACCCTAGCAACAGTCAGTCGGCTTTCCCCAGACGTGCGCGAGGTTGTTTCTAAAGCGTTGGGAGACGCTCATCCTAGCGCCTCGCAAAGGCATTGA
- a CDS encoding TMEM165/GDT1 family protein, with the protein MDFYGLFISTGVVALAEIGDKTQLLSLMLAARYPKHAWPIIWGILLATLVNHALAAYVGHWVAGLLSPDLLRWILGIGFLALGAWLLIPDKLDEDQAAKAAKGAWAIFVLTTSLFFIAEMGDKTQIATIALGAKYDSVVSVTIGTTLGMMLANAPAVWLGKQFTKRLPITWVHRIAAMIFIVLGMATLLWGGDLA; encoded by the coding sequence ATGGATTTTTATGGATTATTCATTTCTACCGGGGTGGTTGCCCTGGCAGAAATCGGGGACAAGACCCAGCTTTTGTCACTCATGCTCGCAGCGCGCTATCCCAAGCATGCCTGGCCGATTATTTGGGGGATCTTGCTGGCAACGCTTGTTAACCATGCGCTCGCTGCTTATGTGGGACATTGGGTTGCTGGGCTACTCAGTCCTGATCTATTGCGTTGGATTCTGGGAATTGGATTTTTAGCCCTTGGCGCTTGGCTACTTATCCCCGACAAATTGGATGAGGACCAAGCTGCAAAAGCAGCAAAAGGGGCTTGGGCAATTTTTGTATTGACCACCAGCTTATTTTTCATTGCCGAAATGGGTGATAAGACCCAAATCGCCACGATTGCTCTGGGAGCGAAGTATGACAGTGTGGTGTCGGTCACGATTGGGACAACTCTTGGCATGATGCTCGCGAATGCTCCTGCGGTATGGCTTGGTAAGCAATTTACCAAGCGCTTGCCAATTACGTGGGTGCATCGTATTGCGGCGATGATATTCATTGTGCTTGGAATGGCGACCTTACTTTGGGGTGGGGATCTTGCGTAA
- a CDS encoding heterodisulfide reductase-related iron-sulfur binding cluster: MTLREGNLEAPTRHPLDWTNPDFYDTKKLEAEMERVFDLCHGCRRCVNLCGSFPTLFDLVDATEEGEVEGVAKADYQKVVDQCYLCDVCYMTKCPYTPPHPWNIDFPHLMLRAKAVAFKEGKTTFRDKLLSSTDKLGQFAGIPIVTQAVNAVNNMGVTRLMMEGALGVDKKAWVPEYAAKTFPQLAKASAAFPVKDGQRTPGKVAIYATCYINYNEPGIGQDLIKILNHNQIPYALVDKEACCGMPKLELGDLESVKENKEKNIPKLAKLAREGYAIVTPIPSCTLMFKQELPLMFPDDADVQAVKDAMWDPFEYFIARSKDGLLNQDFKEELGHVSYHVACHSRVQNVGQKTAEALKLIPGTEVNVVERCSGHSGTWGVKKEFHAMAMKIGRPVFRSMAEESPNYISSDCQLAGHHIAQGMDELGLPKTAMAHPLTLMAKAYGL, from the coding sequence ATGACTTTACGCGAAGGCAATCTCGAAGCCCCAACCAGACACCCCCTAGACTGGACCAATCCAGACTTCTACGACACCAAAAAGCTCGAAGCTGAGATGGAACGGGTGTTTGATCTTTGCCATGGTTGCCGCCGCTGCGTCAATCTTTGCGGCTCATTCCCTACCCTCTTTGACCTCGTCGATGCGACGGAGGAAGGTGAAGTAGAAGGTGTGGCAAAAGCCGACTATCAAAAAGTGGTTGATCAGTGCTATCTGTGTGACGTTTGCTACATGACCAAGTGTCCCTACACCCCACCCCACCCTTGGAATATTGATTTCCCTCACTTAATGTTGCGCGCCAAAGCAGTTGCCTTTAAAGAAGGGAAAACCACCTTCCGTGACAAGCTGCTGTCTTCCACTGATAAGCTTGGTCAGTTTGCCGGCATCCCAATCGTGACCCAAGCGGTCAACGCAGTGAACAATATGGGCGTCACCCGTTTAATGATGGAAGGCGCCTTAGGCGTTGATAAAAAAGCATGGGTTCCTGAATATGCTGCGAAGACCTTCCCGCAATTAGCGAAGGCATCGGCAGCGTTTCCAGTAAAAGATGGTCAACGCACCCCCGGTAAAGTCGCCATCTATGCTACTTGCTACATCAACTACAACGAGCCTGGTATCGGTCAAGATCTCATTAAGATCCTCAATCACAACCAGATCCCGTATGCGCTGGTTGATAAAGAGGCTTGCTGTGGTATGCCTAAGCTCGAATTAGGTGACCTTGAGTCCGTAAAAGAAAACAAGGAAAAGAACATCCCCAAACTTGCGAAGTTGGCACGTGAGGGCTATGCCATCGTGACCCCAATTCCATCGTGCACTTTAATGTTTAAACAAGAGCTGCCATTGATGTTCCCTGATGACGCTGATGTGCAAGCAGTCAAAGACGCGATGTGGGATCCCTTTGAGTACTTTATTGCGCGCAGCAAAGATGGTCTCTTAAACCAAGACTTCAAAGAAGAGTTGGGTCATGTGAGCTATCACGTCGCCTGCCATTCCCGCGTACAAAACGTTGGTCAGAAAACCGCTGAGGCATTGAAACTCATTCCAGGAACCGAAGTGAATGTGGTGGAGCGCTGCTCAGGCCACTCCGGAACCTGGGGCGTCAAGAAAGAGTTTCATGCGATGGCAATGAAGATTGGTCGTCCAGTATTTCGCAGCATGGCTGAAGAATCACCAAACTACATTAGCTCCGATTGCCAACTCGCTGGGCACCACATTGCGCAAGGAATGGATGAACTGGGTCTGCCCAAGACCGCCATGGCTCATCCACTCACACTAATGGCTAAGGCCTATGGACTCTAA
- a CDS encoding DUF3501 family protein translates to MTTGSIEMGKITRDSLLSLEAYHKARPEMRARAIAERKLRTVHLGEHLTLIFENEFLMRYQIQEMLRVEKTFEDEGIQDELDAYNPMVPSGSDFKVTMMIEYPNEADRRVALAKLVGVEDRIFIEIEGQPRVYAIADEDLERATTEKTSAVHFLRIPLTPAMKEALKAGAQMMVGCDHKGYPMHVETLPHETLASLVTDLD, encoded by the coding sequence ATGACAACAGGATCAATTGAAATGGGAAAAATTACTCGCGATAGTTTATTAAGCCTTGAGGCTTATCACAAAGCACGCCCTGAAATGAGAGCGCGCGCCATTGCGGAACGCAAACTACGTACCGTCCACTTGGGCGAGCATCTCACGCTCATTTTTGAAAACGAGTTCTTAATGCGCTATCAGATTCAGGAGATGTTGCGCGTTGAGAAAACCTTCGAAGACGAAGGCATTCAAGATGAGTTAGATGCCTACAATCCAATGGTACCGAGTGGTTCGGACTTTAAGGTCACCATGATGATTGAGTATCCCAATGAGGCCGATCGTCGCGTAGCACTGGCTAAATTAGTTGGTGTAGAAGATCGGATTTTTATTGAGATTGAAGGTCAGCCACGGGTCTATGCAATTGCCGACGAGGATCTAGAGCGCGCAACGACCGAGAAAACCTCGGCCGTACACTTCCTGCGCATTCCATTAACACCTGCGATGAAAGAGGCGCTAAAGGCCGGTGCTCAAATGATGGTGGGTTGCGACCACAAGGGATACCCCATGCATGTCGAAACCCTCCCTCATGAAACACTCGCCTCCTTAGTCACAGACCTCGACTAA